A single region of the Thermoplasmata archaeon genome encodes:
- a CDS encoding DNA topoisomerase VI subunit B has product MPSTSIAEELAKKQREISVSEFFERNKQILGYDSATKALLTAVKEGVDNSLDAAADADILPDIFVEVRKTDKDEFLVVVEDNGPGIVKKEVANVFGRLLYGSRFFSRAQRRGQQGLGISGAVMYGQITTGKPTKIRSKVQEQDVAYEIELILDTKKNRPHIVSEDFVVWERSHGTRIEIPLKGRFVGGKQSVLEYLKATAIVNPHARIAYQPPEGETVVFERATEDLPPKTKEIPPHPHGIELGTLMAMMKETKSYKLGAFLEEEFVRVSSRVAKEICEAARLDPDAKPRSLVLEQAKALHEAMQSAKLMSPPTDCLSPIGERLIKRGLKNVLGSLRPEFYAPPLTRDPAVYSGNPFQVEVGIVYGGDLPPDQSAEVLRFANRVPLLYQAGGCALTQAVANVDWRRYGLEQRGGAGLPFGPAIVLVHVCSTKVPYTSEAKEAVATVDEIMTELDLALKECGRRLKTHLTKKAHRAKTKEKFEIVQLILPRIAEKSAKIVDKKVPSLDATITKIMGVVWIDEEIAYEKKQKRHTVTINVHNFTSAGKKLNLHLLLPRGIEAKGFEPKPAEVRDDGKITWELKRIDSVQKGSVSFVLEGLDEAEYDESEVYVSGINPGLVIGAEPLPGDWEMNYADFEEEEAEAPAPEAPEEGEIDYDETEEALDDE; this is encoded by the coding sequence ATGCCATCCACATCGATCGCAGAGGAACTCGCGAAGAAGCAGCGCGAGATCAGCGTCTCCGAGTTCTTCGAGCGGAACAAGCAAATCCTGGGATACGACTCGGCGACGAAGGCCCTCCTCACCGCGGTGAAAGAGGGCGTTGACAATAGCCTAGACGCCGCCGCCGATGCGGACATCCTCCCCGACATCTTCGTCGAGGTTCGCAAGACCGACAAGGACGAATTCCTCGTCGTGGTCGAGGACAACGGGCCGGGCATCGTGAAGAAGGAGGTCGCCAACGTGTTCGGGCGATTGCTATACGGATCCCGATTCTTCAGTCGCGCCCAACGGCGAGGCCAGCAAGGTCTCGGGATTTCAGGGGCGGTCATGTACGGCCAGATCACGACCGGCAAGCCGACGAAGATCCGTTCGAAGGTCCAGGAACAGGATGTCGCCTACGAGATCGAACTCATCCTGGACACGAAGAAGAACCGCCCGCATATCGTCTCGGAAGATTTCGTCGTTTGGGAGCGCTCGCACGGCACCCGGATCGAGATCCCGCTCAAAGGCCGCTTCGTCGGAGGGAAACAGTCGGTTCTGGAGTACCTGAAGGCGACGGCGATCGTGAATCCTCACGCGCGCATCGCCTACCAGCCGCCGGAAGGTGAGACGGTGGTCTTCGAGCGGGCGACGGAGGACCTCCCTCCGAAGACGAAGGAGATCCCGCCCCATCCTCACGGGATCGAGCTCGGCACGCTGATGGCGATGATGAAGGAGACGAAATCGTACAAGCTCGGGGCGTTCCTGGAGGAGGAATTCGTCCGGGTGTCGTCTCGGGTCGCGAAGGAAATCTGCGAGGCCGCGCGCCTCGACCCGGACGCGAAGCCGAGATCGTTGGTGCTCGAGCAGGCGAAGGCGCTGCACGAGGCGATGCAGTCCGCGAAGCTGATGTCCCCGCCGACGGACTGCCTGAGCCCGATCGGCGAGCGCCTCATCAAGCGCGGCCTCAAGAACGTCCTCGGCAGCCTGCGGCCAGAGTTCTATGCGCCGCCCTTGACTCGCGACCCGGCAGTGTACTCAGGGAATCCGTTCCAAGTCGAGGTCGGCATCGTCTACGGTGGCGACCTACCGCCCGACCAATCAGCCGAAGTCCTGCGGTTCGCGAACCGCGTGCCTCTCCTCTACCAGGCTGGCGGATGCGCTCTCACGCAGGCCGTCGCCAACGTCGACTGGCGGCGGTACGGGCTCGAGCAGCGCGGCGGCGCGGGCCTTCCGTTCGGCCCCGCGATTGTCCTCGTCCACGTCTGCTCGACAAAGGTGCCCTACACCTCCGAAGCGAAGGAGGCGGTCGCGACGGTCGACGAGATTATGACGGAGCTCGACCTCGCGCTGAAGGAATGCGGGCGTCGGCTCAAGACGCACCTGACGAAGAAGGCGCACCGCGCGAAGACGAAAGAGAAGTTCGAAATCGTCCAGCTCATCCTGCCCCGAATCGCGGAGAAGTCCGCGAAGATCGTGGACAAGAAGGTCCCTTCCCTGGACGCGACGATCACCAAGATCATGGGCGTCGTCTGGATCGACGAGGAGATCGCGTACGAAAAGAAACAGAAACGGCACACGGTCACGATCAACGTCCACAACTTTACGTCCGCCGGGAAGAAGCTCAACCTCCACCTCCTCCTCCCGCGCGGGATAGAGGCGAAAGGGTTCGAGCCGAAGCCCGCCGAAGTGCGCGATGACGGGAAGATTACGTGGGAGCTGAAGCGGATCGACTCCGTGCAGAAAGGATCCGTCTCGTTCGTCCTCGAAGGGCTCGACGAGGCGGAGTACGATGAGTCCGAGGTCTACGTAAGCGGCATCAACCCGGGCCTCGTGATCGGCGCGGAGCCCTTGCCCGGGGACTGGGAGATGAACTACGCGGACTTCGAGGAAGAGGAGGCCGAAGCCCCCGCGCCCGAGGCACCGGAGGAGGGCGAGATCGACTACGATGAAACGGAGGAGGCGCTCGATGATGAGTAA